TTTAGTCTCCGGCTGTTTCCTTTATCATTCTCAGATGAAAAACGTGTCTTGCCGTCTCCCCAAGCTGAGAAAGCAGCTTATAATTGGCAATTCCGCCGACTGCCGCACCTACTCCGGGCAAAAGCTGCAAAAGCTTTATGACGTCGATATAATCGCGATATTCCTGCTGAAACACTCTCCAGTCGATACTTTTTTTCTCCGTCTCCCAATTGTCGATGACAGCAAACAGCGATTTGCGGCAGTCATCACTCGAAAACGCAAGCTGAAACACAAGAAGCAAAAACATTCTTTCCTGTGCATCCTTCACATCAAAGCCGTAAATGGAGGATAAGGTAAATAAACACTTCATCTTAATAGAAAGCAGCAGCGGAAAATCGGCCATCCCTAAAAAAATACCGCCCGCACCGGTG
The Bacillus vallismortis genome window above contains:
- a CDS encoding EcsC family protein is translated as MTDNQLLIQEALQWKMHFLRKDSMFERFSKRIQTKVNERIPEKIHTVVTESVKKMVEATMAGSNIITYKKDTSALSLSEKNELAKKTIASYQKVAAAEGVGTGAGGIFLGMADFPLLLSIKMKCLFTLSSIYGFDVKDAQERMFLLLVFQLAFSSDDCRKSLFAVIDNWETEKKSIDWRVFQQEYRDYIDVIKLLQLLPGVGAAVGGIANYKLLSQLGETARHVFHLRMIKETAGD